Proteins found in one Bremerella volcania genomic segment:
- a CDS encoding lysophospholipid acyltransferase family protein codes for MRKTHPPWIARTGGAALVTFVKSMMSTLDVRAMYVQAQNDPANPFCPRRGIYVFWHEYITIPFALRGHCNISMLLSRHRDAEWLAHAASIMGFGTVRGSSNWGSIAALKELIKVSRTQHLAITPDGPQGPRREMAQGPIYLASKLQMPIIPMGFGMDRPFRLGTWDKFALPRPFSRARMIMGQAIDIPRKLSKEDVEFHRIEVQRVLNHLTVAAEKWAESHLAGENEVSFFATATPLEKQKETSAKGRFWLQAAQRDYLVARPADEDATEEQAEPTILPFRSAS; via the coding sequence ATGCGAAAAACTCATCCTCCCTGGATTGCCCGTACCGGTGGCGCGGCCCTGGTGACCTTCGTCAAATCGATGATGAGTACGCTCGACGTGCGGGCCATGTACGTTCAAGCCCAGAACGACCCGGCCAATCCCTTTTGCCCTCGGCGTGGGATTTATGTCTTCTGGCACGAGTACATCACCATTCCGTTCGCCCTCCGCGGGCACTGCAACATCTCGATGCTTTTAAGCCGGCATCGCGACGCTGAGTGGCTCGCCCATGCGGCATCGATCATGGGGTTTGGGACGGTACGCGGTTCTTCCAACTGGGGAAGCATCGCGGCGCTGAAAGAGTTGATCAAAGTTTCGCGCACCCAGCATCTCGCGATCACGCCGGACGGACCCCAAGGACCACGCCGCGAAATGGCCCAAGGTCCGATTTACCTCGCCTCGAAATTGCAGATGCCGATCATCCCCATGGGCTTTGGCATGGACCGACCGTTTCGTTTGGGAACATGGGATAAGTTCGCCCTGCCCCGCCCTTTTAGTCGGGCACGCATGATCATGGGCCAGGCGATCGACATCCCTCGTAAGCTTTCCAAGGAAGACGTCGAATTTCACCGCATCGAAGTCCAACGCGTGCTGAATCACTTGACCGTCGCCGCGGAAAAATGGGCCGAGTCGCACCTGGCTGGGGAGAACGAAGTCTCCTTCTTCGCAACGGCCACTCCGCTGGAGAAGCAAAAGGAAACGTCAGCGAAGGGACGCTTCTGGCTTCAAGCGGCGCAGCGCGACTACCTGGTAGCGCGGCCGGCCGATGAAGACGCAACGGAAGAACAAGCCGAGCCCACGATCCTGCCGTTTCGCTCGGCTTCGTAG
- a CDS encoding NPCBM/NEW2 domain-containing protein → MLRMALTFCLLVSVGGFCQANETSVAQSLQMRVRAFHADAPKEDLKLRVIYFYPADRQPQANYRARVNRMVLDIKEFYDTEFARIGLTNSPLPVEMDGDEVKIHLVKGAENHDGYGYDGSYGRKILREIGHQLRGTVDPDREFLLILCALCDKQEDGRYKIYSPYYGLGGANHVRGICFAADCEMLDTLNLTKTDELFRYNEHNRDQQRTLADFNTVFIGGMAHELGHGLSLPHNRELPSEKSKGTALMGSGNYTYRAELVGKKGSFMTLASATRMMCHPLLTQSNKQRFERTNLEVTDIEVSGSGKALTVRGKVKSNVEPFAVIAYSDAEGGSNYDAYQWTSEVAPDGTFEVTLDVHKPGNNALRLSFCHANGATNDVSYAFTANKQGEPDVPALKDERAIASLNQEMLSGNVQQAREFARQYLAANPQSRLTPMLEYMETFDATTKPVPLNQVTQNDVFLSDVEAASSKVGYGRPTRNSYLPLKSRQDGGFFLRPGGQFHAKGFYAHAPSRFTFNLDGQWKRFTAVAGMQSGAWQTASAIFIVKGDGQELFRSGKLRTTSIENVDVDVTGIKQLELITESGENNVSGCWSVWGSPKVSR, encoded by the coding sequence ATGCTGAGAATGGCTCTCACGTTTTGTTTGCTTGTATCCGTTGGCGGTTTCTGCCAGGCCAACGAAACCTCGGTAGCCCAATCGCTTCAGATGCGTGTCCGAGCGTTTCACGCGGATGCTCCGAAGGAAGACCTCAAGCTGCGAGTGATTTACTTCTACCCTGCAGATCGCCAGCCTCAGGCCAATTATCGAGCACGCGTCAATCGGATGGTTCTCGATATCAAGGAGTTCTACGATACCGAGTTTGCCCGGATCGGGCTGACCAACTCTCCACTACCGGTCGAGATGGATGGAGATGAAGTGAAGATTCACCTGGTGAAAGGGGCCGAGAATCACGATGGCTACGGTTACGATGGTTCGTATGGGCGAAAAATTCTGCGTGAAATCGGCCATCAACTGCGAGGCACCGTCGATCCCGATCGCGAGTTCCTGCTGATCCTGTGTGCTCTGTGTGATAAGCAGGAAGATGGTCGCTACAAGATTTACTCTCCTTACTACGGCTTGGGGGGAGCCAACCATGTTCGAGGCATCTGCTTTGCGGCTGACTGCGAAATGCTCGATACGTTGAATCTGACCAAGACCGACGAACTCTTTCGCTACAACGAACACAATCGCGATCAACAACGCACGCTGGCAGACTTCAACACCGTCTTCATCGGCGGCATGGCGCACGAATTAGGGCATGGCCTGAGCTTGCCGCATAACCGTGAGCTTCCTTCCGAGAAGTCGAAGGGAACCGCTTTAATGGGCTCGGGCAATTACACCTACCGAGCCGAACTGGTCGGCAAGAAAGGAAGCTTCATGACCTTGGCCAGTGCGACGCGGATGATGTGCCACCCGCTGCTGACGCAGAGCAACAAGCAGCGATTCGAGCGAACCAATCTCGAAGTCACCGATATCGAGGTCAGCGGAAGCGGCAAAGCACTTACCGTTCGCGGAAAGGTTAAATCAAACGTCGAGCCGTTCGCCGTCATCGCCTACAGCGACGCGGAAGGAGGGAGCAACTACGATGCCTATCAGTGGACTTCAGAAGTCGCACCCGACGGCACCTTTGAAGTAACGCTCGACGTTCACAAGCCAGGCAACAACGCACTGCGACTAAGCTTTTGCCATGCTAACGGCGCGACCAATGACGTGAGCTACGCGTTTACCGCCAACAAGCAAGGCGAACCCGATGTTCCGGCACTGAAAGACGAAAGAGCGATCGCTTCTCTCAACCAGGAAATGCTCTCGGGAAACGTTCAACAGGCCCGCGAGTTCGCCCGGCAGTATCTGGCCGCGAATCCGCAGTCACGGCTAACACCGATGCTCGAATACATGGAGACTTTCGACGCGACCACGAAGCCAGTCCCACTGAATCAGGTCACGCAGAACGACGTTTTTCTTTCTGATGTGGAAGCCGCAAGCAGCAAGGTTGGCTACGGTCGCCCAACGCGGAACAGCTATTTGCCGCTCAAGAGTCGTCAGGATGGCGGATTCTTTCTGCGGCCCGGCGGGCAGTTTCATGCCAAGGGTTTTTACGCCCACGCCCCGTCGAGGTTCACCTTTAACCTTGATGGCCAATGGAAGCGTTTTACCGCGGTGGCCGGCATGCAATCAGGAGCCTGGCAAACGGCTTCGGCGATCTTCATTGTGAAGGGGGATGGCCAAGAGCTTTTTCGTTCGGGTAAGTTGCGTACGACCAGCATTGAAAACGTCGACGTCGACGTCACCGGCATCAAGCAGTTGGAGTTGATCACCGAATCGGGTGAAAACAACGTGAGCGGATGCTGGTCGGTGTGGGGCTCGCCCAAGGTCAGCCGCTAA
- a CDS encoding AsmA-like C-terminal domain-containing protein, which produces MSRFFSASCRFIKWTTLTVAVLACALGLYLYHNLNNEIRSHVEKKFASHYTNLLVSVRSARFIEGKGIEIRGLSMAQRSSQYQSQELVSVDEIMVYCTTDPRKLASGDFQVDKIVARRPRLTATIDTDGSTNLKHLFPMPKWGDDNPAIEVEDASLLLADRRGGNVRRILDNVDFQIKTEVAPGMGNYAGQTRTQKRIKATLNCQNWESATLTGLIDETAQTFAAQGNISNLQIDDHLWGLCPDEWKTHIKDLVHLEATADAAFQVSGNGNGLTNYLAMVDVREGTWSDPRIPGTVERIQGRVVASPPGIRIEKLIAYYENGSVSASLTRNGWQANSPVHVSATLKNMTLHQGLASMLPSGMQRSWGRYQPSGTLDASVKLDFDGQKWIPEIHANCRGTNFVFEEFPYPVTDARGKIDFKDRLLDIDLLAHAGKSRIAIVGSVMDPGPNSSGPIRVRSLDPVHWDSTFEHALHVAQEDVCNVAREFHLQGAANVDFTLVTHSQPEIKPDKSLRMEIIDASVKYEKFPYPISKINGNIVWKDGVVTIEQLQGYNDSGHITCRGTWQEVPGDKRGNLNITFACKDVPLDDELKTAIPGSAQESWDQLRPRGSIDHMDIQLHWPNPQGDCDLWVNAQKWERSRNLSGRAISVEPVGFPYVLDEVVGNVEFRNGQITLNQLTARHGDVRVSTNGSCYFPEDRRWQIRFEGLRIENIVVDRDLLLAVPEKLEKSLQQLQLGPLFHADGVVVLSNPNPGRAVQMNWDMTVHMAGGQIQRGAIINNIYGAIRFEGQSDESGARSFGEFHLDSVTSRGIPLSNVRGPFWIDEAQFLSGIHVPRTEDQPPRHVTANAFGGVISIDSRMQLAGSQPFQTDVTLANGTVGQMLIDLGQQNRGQTSGRLFGNISLTGSLEGTHTWDGTGSLQLRDANMYQLPLAVAMLNVLNARFPDTNAFNSADIKYRVAGNYVYLDDMRLSGQTLALKGNGEANLDGQISMRFYTEFGNQTFDVPVVRQMIGQASRSLMVIHVGGSVDNPTTEQEIFPMVNETLEQLFPARAVRLPIGAPPTSDSPAVIRRGNSIPR; this is translated from the coding sequence GTGAGTCGATTTTTTTCTGCTTCGTGCCGCTTCATCAAATGGACCACGTTAACCGTGGCCGTGTTGGCCTGCGCGCTGGGGTTGTATCTCTATCACAACCTGAACAACGAAATTCGTTCGCACGTCGAGAAGAAATTTGCCAGCCACTATACCAATCTGTTGGTTTCGGTCCGTTCGGCTCGGTTTATCGAGGGGAAGGGAATCGAGATCCGCGGGCTGTCGATGGCCCAGCGGTCAAGCCAGTACCAATCGCAAGAGTTGGTATCGGTCGACGAGATCATGGTCTATTGCACGACCGATCCGCGCAAGCTGGCTTCTGGCGACTTCCAGGTCGACAAGATCGTTGCGCGGCGTCCGCGGTTGACGGCCACCATCGACACCGATGGAAGCACCAACTTGAAGCATCTCTTTCCCATGCCTAAATGGGGTGACGACAATCCGGCCATCGAAGTCGAAGATGCGTCGCTGCTATTGGCCGATCGCCGAGGTGGCAACGTACGGCGAATTCTGGACAACGTCGACTTTCAAATCAAAACCGAAGTCGCCCCCGGCATGGGTAACTACGCTGGACAAACACGCACTCAGAAACGGATCAAGGCAACCCTCAATTGCCAGAACTGGGAGTCGGCCACGCTCACGGGATTGATTGACGAAACCGCTCAGACATTTGCCGCCCAAGGGAATATTTCGAATCTACAAATTGATGACCATCTGTGGGGGCTCTGCCCCGACGAGTGGAAGACGCATATTAAGGACCTGGTGCATCTCGAAGCCACGGCTGACGCTGCGTTTCAGGTCTCTGGCAATGGGAACGGACTGACCAACTACCTCGCCATGGTCGACGTGCGTGAAGGAACTTGGAGCGATCCGCGCATTCCTGGCACCGTGGAACGAATTCAAGGCCGCGTCGTCGCTTCCCCTCCAGGCATTCGCATCGAGAAGCTCATCGCGTACTACGAGAACGGTTCGGTCAGTGCTTCGCTTACGAGAAATGGTTGGCAAGCCAACAGCCCCGTGCATGTCTCGGCGACACTGAAGAACATGACCCTGCATCAAGGTTTGGCCAGCATGTTGCCCAGCGGCATGCAGCGAAGTTGGGGCCGTTACCAGCCATCCGGGACGCTCGATGCGTCGGTAAAGCTGGACTTTGACGGGCAGAAGTGGATTCCCGAAATTCACGCCAATTGCCGGGGAACGAATTTCGTCTTCGAGGAGTTTCCTTACCCCGTGACCGACGCCCGGGGAAAGATCGACTTCAAGGATCGCTTGCTCGATATCGACCTGCTGGCCCACGCCGGTAAGTCGCGGATTGCCATCGTCGGGAGCGTGATGGACCCTGGTCCCAACAGCAGTGGACCGATTCGCGTACGTTCGCTTGATCCGGTGCATTGGGATTCAACGTTCGAACATGCGTTGCACGTGGCTCAGGAAGACGTCTGCAATGTGGCTCGCGAGTTTCATCTGCAAGGGGCGGCCAATGTCGACTTCACGCTCGTCACCCACAGCCAGCCGGAAATAAAACCGGACAAGTCGCTACGGATGGAAATCATCGACGCTTCGGTCAAATACGAGAAGTTCCCCTACCCCATCTCCAAAATCAACGGGAACATCGTCTGGAAGGACGGTGTCGTGACGATCGAACAGCTACAAGGCTACAACGACAGCGGGCACATTACCTGTCGCGGTACCTGGCAGGAGGTGCCTGGGGATAAGCGTGGCAATCTGAATATAACGTTTGCCTGCAAAGATGTTCCCCTGGATGACGAACTCAAAACGGCCATTCCCGGCTCGGCCCAGGAAAGTTGGGATCAACTGCGTCCGCGCGGTTCGATCGATCACATGGATATCCAATTGCATTGGCCCAACCCACAAGGTGATTGCGATCTGTGGGTGAACGCTCAGAAGTGGGAACGCAGTCGGAACCTTTCCGGCCGGGCCATTTCGGTCGAGCCAGTCGGCTTTCCTTATGTGCTGGATGAAGTGGTCGGCAACGTCGAGTTTCGTAACGGACAAATCACGCTCAACCAGCTGACCGCGCGCCATGGCGACGTCCGCGTTTCGACCAACGGAAGCTGCTACTTTCCGGAAGACCGCCGGTGGCAGATCCGGTTTGAAGGTCTGCGAATTGAAAACATCGTGGTCGATCGAGACCTGCTGTTGGCCGTGCCTGAGAAGCTTGAGAAGTCGCTCCAGCAGTTACAACTCGGTCCCCTCTTTCATGCCGATGGCGTGGTGGTGCTTTCCAATCCCAACCCAGGCCGCGCGGTTCAAATGAACTGGGATATGACCGTTCATATGGCTGGCGGTCAGATTCAGCGTGGAGCGATCATCAACAATATCTACGGTGCGATTCGTTTCGAAGGGCAGTCCGACGAGTCGGGTGCCCGATCGTTTGGTGAATTTCATCTCGATAGCGTCACGTCCCGCGGCATCCCTCTCTCGAACGTGCGTGGACCTTTTTGGATTGATGAAGCGCAGTTTCTTTCCGGGATTCATGTTCCTCGCACGGAAGACCAGCCGCCTAGGCATGTTACGGCGAATGCGTTTGGCGGCGTGATCTCGATCGATAGTCGCATGCAACTGGCCGGCTCACAGCCATTTCAAACGGATGTGACGCTGGCTAACGGTACGGTCGGCCAGATGCTGATCGATCTGGGACAACAGAACCGTGGTCAAACGTCGGGGCGCCTCTTCGGTAACATCAGTCTGACAGGCTCGCTGGAAGGTACGCATACCTGGGACGGAACAGGTTCGCTGCAGCTACGCGACGCGAACATGTATCAACTGCCGCTCGCCGTCGCGATGCTGAATGTGCTCAACGCGCGGTTCCCCGATACGAACGCGTTCAACTCCGCCGACATCAAGTACCGCGTGGCCGGCAACTATGTTTATCTGGACGACATGCGTCTCTCGGGCCAGACGTTGGCTCTTAAGGGCAACGGCGAAGCGAATCTCGATGGTCAGATCAGCATGCGTTTCTACACCGAGTTCGGCAACCAGACGTTCGACGTGCCGGTCGTTCGCCAGATGATCGGCCAGGCCAGCCGCAGTTTGATGGTGATCCATGTGGGGGGCTCGGTCGATAATCCGACGACCGAGCAGGAAATTTTCCCCATGGTCAATGAAACTTTAGAGCAACTTTTTCCCGCGAGAGCCGTACGTCTTCCTATCGGCGCGCCTCCCACCTCGGATTCGCCGGCGGTCATTCGTCGAGGGAACTCCATTCCTCGCTAG
- a CDS encoding ArnT family glycosyltransferase, protein MSSNQQVAEPQKREYVWLLVTIVVLGALVRLGAAVWWESRIPEGERFFFGDSLSYEVLARHLARGEDFVYGDAQVARTPGYPLLLAPVYWLGEQPPTLALRLIGIVCGTLAIGLAAWIARMLFDPVAAVFAALLVAFYPGAIAMSVFILSEAPFAPLMLLNLGWLIVALRAEDPSRRMKFAALSGLAFGLAILMRPSWLMFPLFAAPIGLLFYPDRKQQLYAYTTAAVVAALVLTPWWVRNYVVIGKFVPTTLQVGASLYDGISPMATGASDMSYVPEFKRDLAAEEATLEGPLPGTFESRLDDRMKQASIDWAKQNPGSVIQLAGVKFWRYWNPLGNDPKVIGKMDIVTALGYLPIVVTGLLAIVLFARRMWIYCLLALPIFYFCCLHMVFVSSIRYRQPPMLALAILSAGLLAGWWRMYCQRIATSLPSEN, encoded by the coding sequence ATGTCTAGTAACCAACAAGTTGCGGAGCCTCAAAAGCGAGAATACGTCTGGCTCTTGGTAACGATTGTCGTTTTAGGCGCGTTGGTTCGACTGGGGGCCGCGGTTTGGTGGGAATCAAGAATTCCTGAGGGAGAACGTTTTTTCTTCGGCGATAGTCTCAGTTATGAAGTCTTGGCGCGTCATCTGGCGCGGGGAGAAGATTTCGTTTACGGAGATGCCCAGGTCGCGCGAACGCCAGGCTATCCGTTGCTACTCGCGCCGGTGTACTGGTTGGGTGAACAGCCGCCGACGCTTGCCTTGCGATTGATCGGCATTGTTTGCGGTACGCTGGCCATTGGGTTGGCGGCGTGGATTGCCCGAATGTTGTTTGATCCGGTGGCCGCGGTATTCGCCGCCCTGCTCGTGGCGTTCTATCCCGGGGCCATCGCGATGAGCGTTTTCATCTTGAGCGAAGCCCCGTTTGCGCCGCTGATGCTTTTGAATCTCGGCTGGCTAATCGTCGCACTGCGAGCCGAGGATCCATCACGTCGCATGAAGTTCGCGGCCCTTTCCGGTTTGGCGTTCGGACTGGCCATTTTGATGCGGCCCAGCTGGTTGATGTTTCCCTTGTTCGCCGCACCGATCGGGCTGCTCTTTTACCCGGACCGCAAGCAACAGCTATATGCCTACACGACCGCAGCAGTCGTGGCCGCATTGGTGCTGACGCCATGGTGGGTTCGTAATTACGTCGTAATCGGCAAGTTCGTCCCGACGACCCTTCAAGTTGGGGCGAGTTTGTACGATGGGATCAGTCCCATGGCGACGGGGGCGAGCGACATGAGCTACGTCCCTGAGTTCAAACGCGATCTGGCCGCCGAGGAAGCAACCCTGGAAGGCCCCCTGCCCGGTACCTTTGAATCGCGTCTCGACGATCGCATGAAGCAGGCATCGATCGACTGGGCCAAGCAAAACCCAGGTAGCGTGATCCAACTGGCAGGCGTCAAGTTTTGGCGCTATTGGAACCCGCTGGGGAACGATCCCAAGGTGATTGGCAAGATGGACATCGTGACCGCTTTGGGCTATTTGCCGATCGTTGTGACTGGCCTGCTGGCCATCGTACTGTTTGCCCGACGAATGTGGATCTACTGTCTGTTGGCCTTACCGATCTTCTATTTCTGTTGCTTGCACATGGTCTTCGTCAGTTCGATTCGGTATCGCCAGCCGCCCATGCTAGCCCTGGCGATCCTCAGTGCAGGCCTGCTTGCCGGCTGGTGGCGAATGTACTGCCAGCGAATCGCGACGAGCCTTCCCTCTGAAAACTGA
- the dapF gene encoding diaminopimelate epimerase, which yields MSQLRFTKMHGAGNDYVYVNLFEEHLPAPPEKLAPLVSDRHFGIGGDGLILITPSEVADARMRMFNADGSEAEMCGNGLRCVAKYVYDHGIAKKDQLALETGAGVLSVQLETDGDLAKRVTVNMGEPILDAAKIPTTFGESPVVNQRLEAGGREFEVTCVSMGNPHCVIFVDKADDELVLKLGPQIEKAAKFPARVNVEFIEIISPTEVRQRTWERGSGETLACGTGASAVCVAGVLTGKLERRILNHLLGGDLELHWNEADNHVYMTGPAEEVFSGIWPVPHGVPLYSQLA from the coding sequence ATGTCGCAACTGCGTTTTACCAAGATGCACGGAGCCGGGAACGACTACGTGTACGTCAATTTGTTTGAAGAGCACCTTCCGGCCCCACCAGAAAAGTTGGCCCCACTGGTTTCGGATCGTCATTTCGGTATTGGCGGCGACGGCCTGATCTTGATTACGCCATCGGAGGTTGCCGATGCCCGGATGCGGATGTTCAACGCCGACGGTTCCGAGGCCGAAATGTGCGGCAATGGTCTTCGCTGCGTGGCGAAATACGTGTACGACCACGGCATCGCCAAAAAGGATCAGTTGGCACTCGAAACAGGGGCCGGCGTACTTTCGGTGCAGCTGGAAACGGACGGCGACCTGGCCAAGCGAGTTACCGTGAACATGGGTGAGCCGATCCTCGACGCGGCCAAGATCCCGACCACGTTCGGTGAAAGCCCCGTCGTCAATCAACGTCTGGAAGCAGGCGGACGCGAGTTTGAAGTCACGTGCGTTTCGATGGGCAACCCGCACTGCGTCATCTTCGTCGACAAAGCGGATGACGAACTGGTCTTGAAACTCGGTCCTCAGATCGAAAAGGCCGCCAAGTTCCCGGCCCGCGTCAACGTTGAATTCATCGAAATCATCAGCCCGACCGAAGTTCGTCAGCGAACTTGGGAACGCGGCAGCGGCGAGACGCTGGCCTGCGGAACCGGGGCCAGCGCCGTGTGTGTCGCTGGCGTGCTGACCGGCAAGCTCGAGCGAAGGATTCTCAATCACTTGTTGGGTGGTGATCTGGAACTGCACTGGAACGAAGCCGACAACCACGTCTATATGACCGGTCCAGCCGAAGAAGTTTTTAGCGGGATTTGGCCAGTCCCTCACGGCGTGCCGCTGTACTCGCAGCTCGCCTAG
- the xseA gene encoding exodeoxyribonuclease VII large subunit, with translation MDAENAQWEGPGEKPPVLSVSQLTALIQGTLEMAIPPVWVSGEISNLSQPRSGHVYLTLKDDDAQIRAVIWRNTAAKLPFQLEDGQEVLCHGQLDVYPPRGSYQLVIREIEPRGVGSLQLKLRQLQQKLAAEGLFEADRKRPIPKFPKRIAFVTSPTGAAVRDFLEVMNRRWRNVEVLIIPARVQGEGAAAEIAAGIKRANQLAMKPDVLVVGRGGGSMEDLWCFNEEIVVRAIAESSIPTISAVGHEIDVTLADFAADRRALTPSEAAELAVPSMPEIQDRLSGMQSRLATGLRATYDRAAAKLELLSRSRVFTHPFEIVHDRQRALDELDAAATRAMHKRLQQAQEAIARRAAQLEAMSPLAVLSRGYSVTRNANEEVLRDPSQVQPGDEIETILEKGSIHSRVQ, from the coding sequence ATGGACGCCGAAAACGCACAATGGGAAGGCCCCGGCGAGAAGCCCCCTGTGTTATCTGTTTCGCAGCTGACGGCCCTGATTCAGGGAACGCTGGAAATGGCCATACCACCGGTGTGGGTTTCTGGCGAGATCTCGAATCTGTCGCAGCCGCGCTCCGGGCACGTTTATCTGACGCTAAAGGACGACGACGCCCAGATCCGGGCAGTCATCTGGCGCAACACGGCCGCCAAACTTCCCTTTCAGTTGGAAGACGGCCAGGAAGTGTTGTGCCACGGCCAGCTTGACGTTTACCCACCGCGGGGAAGTTACCAACTGGTCATCCGCGAGATCGAGCCGCGCGGGGTCGGTTCGCTGCAACTCAAGCTGCGACAGCTCCAGCAGAAGTTGGCCGCCGAAGGACTCTTCGAAGCGGATCGCAAACGACCGATTCCCAAGTTCCCCAAACGTATCGCGTTCGTCACTAGTCCAACGGGAGCCGCGGTTCGCGACTTTCTGGAAGTGATGAACCGGCGGTGGCGAAACGTCGAGGTGTTGATCATCCCGGCCCGCGTCCAAGGTGAGGGGGCCGCCGCTGAAATTGCTGCCGGTATCAAGCGAGCCAATCAACTGGCCATGAAGCCGGATGTGCTGGTGGTGGGACGCGGCGGCGGAAGTATGGAAGACCTGTGGTGCTTCAACGAAGAGATCGTCGTCCGGGCCATCGCCGAGTCGAGCATCCCGACCATCTCGGCCGTGGGTCACGAGATCGACGTCACGCTGGCCGACTTTGCCGCCGACAGACGGGCATTAACCCCAAGCGAAGCCGCAGAACTTGCCGTGCCGTCGATGCCGGAAATCCAGGATCGATTAAGCGGAATGCAATCGCGTCTGGCGACCGGATTGCGGGCAACCTATGACCGGGCCGCTGCCAAGCTCGAGCTTCTTTCCCGCAGCCGTGTGTTTACCCATCCATTTGAGATCGTGCACGATCGTCAACGCGCGCTCGATGAATTGGACGCCGCCGCGACCCGGGCCATGCACAAGCGTCTGCAGCAAGCTCAGGAAGCGATCGCCCGCAGAGCCGCTCAGCTGGAAGCGATGTCGCCGCTGGCGGTGCTTTCGCGCGGTTACTCGGTGACGCGCAATGCAAACGAGGAAGTTCTGCGTGATCCGTCTCAGGTACAACCGGGGGACGAAATCGAAACCATCCTGGAAAAAGGCAGCATCCACAGCCGCGTCCAGTGA
- the xseB gene encoding exodeoxyribonuclease VII small subunit: MAKKKQSEAQPAPKFEEGLEELQQIVQQLEAGQLGLDAALEKYQRGIEVLKQCHGVLKTTERKIELLSGVDAEGNPVTQPFEDEELSLDEKAQSRAKRRGSSKKSEGKSSSDIVDDERKLF, from the coding sequence TTGGCCAAGAAGAAACAAAGCGAAGCACAGCCGGCTCCCAAGTTTGAAGAGGGGCTGGAGGAACTGCAGCAAATTGTCCAGCAGCTAGAAGCGGGACAGTTGGGCTTGGACGCCGCGCTCGAAAAATATCAGCGCGGGATCGAAGTCCTCAAGCAGTGTCATGGCGTATTAAAAACGACCGAGCGTAAGATCGAGCTACTTTCCGGGGTCGATGCGGAAGGAAACCCCGTTACTCAGCCGTTTGAGGATGAAGAGTTGTCGCTCGACGAGAAGGCCCAGTCGCGGGCCAAGCGAAGGGGGAGTTCCAAAAAATCTGAGGGCAAATCAAGCTCGGATATCGTGGACGACGAACGCAAGTTGTTCTAA
- a CDS encoding polyprenyl synthetase family protein, with translation MAEVSTETFREVSQRLRPEIDAALNRLTEFDQDCPDRLREAIRYSLLAPGKRLRPVLALLAAEACGSDLQKAIAPACAVEMIHAYSLIHDDLPAMDDDDLRRGRPTCHRQFDEATAILAGDALLTRAFEVLATEIADAEQSRRCLCELTHAAGASQLVGGQVDDLRFEKLDGTADDLAAIHRRKTGAMITVSLRLGGIVAGADEALLALLTKYGDCLGLAFQITDDLLDVQGDEKSMGKRVGKDADKGKMTFPGVWGIEESRRKAEQLIHQACEAAAKLPSGGDSLISLAHYVLERNH, from the coding sequence ATGGCCGAAGTGTCGACCGAGACCTTTCGGGAAGTTTCCCAGCGACTCCGACCCGAAATCGACGCGGCTCTGAACCGACTCACGGAGTTCGACCAAGATTGCCCCGACCGCCTGCGTGAAGCGATTCGATACAGTCTGCTCGCGCCCGGTAAGCGGCTGCGTCCCGTCCTGGCGTTGCTGGCCGCCGAAGCATGCGGTTCTGACCTACAGAAAGCGATCGCTCCGGCTTGTGCCGTTGAGATGATCCATGCGTATTCGTTGATCCATGACGACCTGCCGGCGATGGACGACGACGACCTGCGTCGCGGGCGGCCAACATGCCATCGCCAGTTTGACGAAGCTACCGCGATCCTGGCAGGCGATGCCCTGCTGACGCGGGCCTTCGAGGTTTTGGCAACCGAAATCGCCGATGCTGAGCAATCTCGGCGATGCCTGTGCGAACTAACCCATGCCGCTGGTGCCAGCCAACTGGTCGGTGGACAGGTCGACGATCTTCGTTTCGAGAAGCTCGATGGCACTGCCGACGACCTGGCGGCCATCCACCGGCGAAAGACCGGGGCGATGATTACCGTTTCGCTCCGACTGGGCGGGATCGTGGCCGGAGCCGACGAAGCATTGTTAGCGCTTTTGACCAAGTATGGCGATTGCCTCGGCTTGGCTTTTCAGATCACGGACGACTTATTGGACGTCCAAGGAGACGAAAAGTCGATGGGCAAACGCGTGGGTAAGGATGCCGACAAAGGCAAAATGACCTTCCCAGGGGTCTGGGGGATTGAAGAGAGCCGCCGAAAAGCGGAACAATTAATCCATCAGGCATGTGAAGCGGCTGCCAAACTACCCAGTGGAGGCGACTCGCTCATTTCCCTGGCTCATTACGTGCTGGAAAGGAATCACTGA